A stretch of the Planktothricoides raciborskii GIHE-MW2 genome encodes the following:
- a CDS encoding pentapeptide repeat-containing protein, with protein MPKKLSKDELLNRYAAGERNFIESDLTGLDLSRVDLPGINLTRSVLSRADLTEANLSNSILVSANLSSTILNRANFTRANLVRANLSRSLLNKAILQEALLLQADLSGAIMIQANLYKTRLRQANLKNTNLRSANLEKANLTHIQYNYETLFPEGFDAVKAAGI; from the coding sequence ATGCCCAAAAAACTTAGTAAAGACGAACTATTAAATCGGTATGCAGCCGGAGAGCGTAATTTTATAGAATCCGACTTAACCGGATTAGATTTAAGTAGAGTTGATTTACCGGGAATTAACTTAACTCGTTCGGTGTTAAGTCGGGCTGACTTAACCGAAGCCAACCTGAGTAATAGCATTTTAGTTAGTGCTAATCTTAGTTCAACAATTCTCAATCGAGCCAACTTCACTCGCGCTAATTTAGTTCGTGCCAATCTGAGCCGTTCTTTGCTCAACAAAGCCATATTACAAGAAGCTTTATTGTTACAAGCTGATTTAAGTGGCGCGATTATGATTCAAGCCAATTTATATAAAACTCGGTTACGCCAAGCCAATTTAAAAAATACTAATTTACGCAGTGCAAACCTAGAAAAAGCCAACTTAACGCATATTCAGTATAACTATGAAACCTTATTCCCCGAAGGATTTGATGCAGTTAAGGCCGCTGGCATCTAG
- a CDS encoding 4-hydroxy-3-methylbut-2-enyl diphosphate reductase → MDTKAFKRSLQQSENYYRKGFGHEEEVNETMNSVYQSSLIQEIRGNNYTLSRGDITIRLAEAFGFCWGVERAIAIALEARTHFPTERIWVTNEIIHNPGVNQDLKNLQVEFIPVNNGEKDFSVVDSGNVVILPAFGATVQEMELLNNKGCKIVDTTCPWVSKVWNTVEKHKKREYTSIIHGKYKHEETIATSSFAGKYLIVLNVQEAEYVAQYILEGGDKTEFMAKFAKACSAGFDPDRDLERVGIANQTTMLKSETEEIGKLFERTMLKKFGPTELTEHFQTFNTICDATQERQDAMFNLVGEPLDLMLVIGGFNSSNTSHLQEIAEHRGIPSYWIDGPGRILPGNRIEYKTLHGEIEVKENWLPDGKIIVGITSGASTPDKSVEEAIAKILEQKTAPALV, encoded by the coding sequence ATGGACACAAAAGCATTTAAACGCTCCTTACAGCAGTCGGAAAATTACTATCGCAAGGGATTTGGCCACGAAGAGGAAGTGAACGAGACAATGAACTCGGTTTATCAAAGTAGTCTGATCCAAGAAATTCGGGGTAACAATTACACCCTAAGTCGTGGAGATATAACCATCCGACTGGCAGAGGCTTTTGGTTTTTGCTGGGGAGTAGAACGAGCGATCGCGATCGCATTAGAAGCCCGCACCCATTTTCCCACAGAACGGATTTGGGTGACAAATGAAATTATCCACAACCCAGGGGTGAACCAAGACTTAAAAAATTTACAAGTGGAATTTATCCCGGTCAACAATGGAGAAAAAGATTTTTCCGTGGTGGACTCTGGAAATGTGGTAATTTTGCCCGCCTTTGGCGCAACGGTTCAAGAAATGGAGTTACTCAACAACAAAGGCTGCAAAATTGTCGATACCACTTGCCCCTGGGTTTCCAAAGTTTGGAATACCGTAGAAAAGCATAAAAAACGGGAATATACCTCGATTATTCACGGTAAATATAAGCACGAAGAAACCATCGCCACCAGTTCTTTTGCCGGGAAATATTTAATCGTCCTAAATGTCCAGGAAGCCGAATATGTGGCGCAATATATTCTGGAAGGGGGGGATAAAACCGAATTTATGGCGAAATTTGCCAAAGCTTGCTCGGCGGGCTTTGACCCTGATCGAGATTTAGAACGAGTGGGCATTGCCAATCAAACCACGATGCTGAAAAGTGAAACCGAAGAAATTGGCAAACTGTTCGAGCGTACCATGCTGAAAAAGTTTGGGCCGACGGAATTAACCGAGCATTTTCAAACCTTTAATACTATCTGTGATGCCACCCAAGAACGGCAAGATGCTATGTTTAATTTGGTGGGAGAACCGTTAGATTTAATGTTAGTAATTGGCGGGTTTAATTCTTCTAATACCAGCCATTTACAAGAAATTGCCGAACATCGTGGGATTCCTTCTTATTGGATTGATGGTCCTGGCCGAATTCTTCCCGGTAATCGGATTGAATATAAGACGTTACATGGGGAAATTGAAGTTAAAGAAAATTGGTTGCCTGATGGCAAAATTATTGTGGGAATTACTTCTGGGGCATCCACTCCCGATAAGTCTGTAGAAGAGGCGATCGCCAAAATTCTGGAACAGAAAACCGCCCCAGCTTTAGTTTAA
- a CDS encoding DNA methyltransferase: protein MAENLPQYSQDPNWELNAQLWQGSFNGRESSLHQLSPYVGKLKSGMAKVLIQLYSQPGEIILDPFAGSGVVPLECILSGRIAWANDLSPYAYILTRGKLETPREENMALATANSLLDRIEPERFLVDIREVPQWVQDFFHPQTLPEIISAFRLFHADKKNFLIACLLGILQHMRPGFLSYPASHLVPYLRRRKYPPEQFPEMYEYRDVRSRLLAKIKRAYRHPQIPENWENRQYQVWQNNAMNLPIPNQSVDAIISSPPYFGALDYARDNRLRLWFLGCENWKELDATLTAKSKVYLPQMSACLQEMARVLKPGHHCVLVLGDVQKNGKTTKTAEILAELAVEKTGAFVVETIYDDQIPDERRSRRGTHSTKLERILVMRKI, encoded by the coding sequence ATGGCAGAAAATTTACCTCAATATTCTCAAGATCCTAACTGGGAATTAAATGCCCAGTTATGGCAGGGGTCATTTAATGGTCGAGAAAGTAGCTTGCATCAGCTTTCTCCTTATGTGGGAAAACTAAAATCTGGCATGGCTAAAGTGTTAATTCAACTCTATTCTCAACCGGGAGAAATTATCTTAGATCCGTTTGCGGGTTCGGGAGTGGTTCCCCTAGAATGTATTTTATCAGGACGGATTGCCTGGGCAAATGATTTGAGTCCTTATGCTTATATTTTAACGCGAGGAAAATTAGAAACACCGCGAGAAGAAAATATGGCCTTGGCTACGGCTAATTCATTATTAGATCGGATAGAACCAGAAAGATTTTTAGTTGATATTCGGGAGGTTCCCCAATGGGTGCAGGATTTTTTTCATCCACAAACTTTACCAGAAATTATCAGTGCTTTTCGCCTATTTCATGCCGACAAAAAAAATTTTTTAATTGCTTGCTTGTTGGGAATATTACAGCATATGCGCCCCGGATTTCTCTCTTATCCTGCTTCTCATTTAGTCCCCTATTTGCGGCGGAGAAAATATCCCCCAGAACAGTTTCCCGAAATGTATGAATATCGGGATGTGCGATCGCGCCTCTTGGCCAAAATAAAACGGGCATATCGTCACCCCCAAATACCAGAAAACTGGGAAAATCGCCAATATCAAGTTTGGCAAAACAACGCCATGAATTTACCCATTCCTAATCAAAGTGTGGATGCGATTATTTCTAGTCCCCCTTATTTTGGGGCTTTAGACTATGCACGGGATAATCGTTTGCGTCTCTGGTTTTTGGGTTGTGAAAACTGGAAGGAATTAGACGCTACTTTAACCGCAAAAAGTAAAGTTTATTTACCCCAAATGTCCGCTTGTTTGCAAGAAATGGCCCGGGTACTCAAACCGGGACATCATTGCGTGTTGGTACTCGGTGACGTGCAGAAGAACGGCAAAACCACTAAGACCGCAGAAATTTTAGCGGAGTTAGCGGTGGAAAAGACCGGGGCATTTGTGGTAGAAACCATTTATGATGACCAAATTCCTGACGAGAGGCGATCGCGCAGGGGCACCCATAGCACCAAATTGGAGCGGATTTTAGTTATGCGAAAAATATAA
- the rsmH gene encoding 16S rRNA (cytosine(1402)-N(4))-methyltransferase RsmH, producing the protein MNQEKTADFIHKPVLAGELISRLEIQPGGHYLDATLGAGGHSRLMLAAAPDVRVTAIDRDEMAIAVAKKNLAEYSSQVEFWHGNFAAYDYTHQQFDGIIADLGVSSGQLEIAERGFSFRNTGPLDMRMDSRQSLTAADIVNYWDEEQLADIFYHYGEERLARQMARRIVQKRPFNTTTELAEVIARSMPRRYRHSRTHPATRFFQALRIAVNEEISSLETFLANAPNALKCGARIGVISFHSLEDRLVKYAMRDSEILEVLTKKPVRPKGEELAENNRSRSAKLRIAQRLSP; encoded by the coding sequence GTGAATCAAGAGAAAACAGCAGATTTTATTCACAAGCCAGTATTAGCTGGTGAGTTGATTTCCCGGTTGGAAATTCAACCCGGTGGGCATTATTTGGATGCGACTTTGGGCGCAGGGGGTCATAGTCGGTTAATGTTGGCGGCAGCACCAGATGTCAGGGTGACGGCGATCGATCGCGATGAAATGGCGATCGCGGTGGCGAAAAAAAATTTGGCCGAATATAGTTCCCAAGTTGAATTTTGGCACGGGAATTTTGCTGCTTATGATTATACCCATCAGCAGTTTGACGGGATCATTGCCGATTTAGGGGTGAGTTCTGGTCAGCTAGAAATTGCCGAACGGGGCTTTAGCTTCCGAAATACTGGGCCTTTGGATATGCGGATGGATTCTCGCCAATCCCTCACTGCCGCTGATATTGTGAATTACTGGGACGAAGAGCAACTCGCCGATATTTTTTATCATTACGGCGAAGAAAGACTGGCAAGGCAAATGGCACGACGCATCGTGCAAAAGCGACCTTTCAACACCACCACGGAATTGGCGGAGGTAATTGCCCGCAGTATGCCTCGACGCTATCGCCATAGCCGAACTCACCCAGCCACGCGGTTTTTCCAAGCCCTGCGGATTGCCGTGAACGAGGAAATTTCCAGTTTGGAAACTTTTTTGGCCAATGCCCCAAACGCACTCAAATGCGGCGCACGGATTGGGGTGATTAGTTTTCACAGCTTGGAAGACCGCTTGGTGAAGTACGCCATGAGAGACTCGGAGATTTTAGAGGTGCTGACCAAAAAGCCCGTTCGCCCGAAAGGAGAGGAATTGGCGGAAAATAATCGATCGCGATCGGCCAAACTGAGGATCGCCCAACGGCTGAGTCCGTGA